The Halobaculum sp. MBLA0143 genome includes a region encoding these proteins:
- a CDS encoding GNAT family N-acetyltransferase, translating to MPGATFIEGRHVELCTVEEEDIPFLRKYLNHPEIQQYYTDLPHNEARVRERYETIDCGENVGLLMVPVDESDPVGYVQIAPIDWQHGTGGLGIWVAPEQQPSRISVDATVQIVDYGFRQLGLHRLEIETMETNAPIIEGAKGVGFTQTGRKREMVTFDGEEIDVVLLDMLRHEWDGTEAVWESM from the coding sequence ATGCCGGGTGCAACTTTCATCGAGGGGAGACACGTCGAGCTGTGTACCGTCGAAGAAGAGGACATCCCGTTTCTCCGGAAGTACCTGAACCACCCGGAGATACAGCAGTACTACACGGATCTCCCTCACAACGAGGCGCGGGTCAGAGAACGGTACGAGACCATCGACTGTGGCGAGAACGTCGGGCTGCTGATGGTACCGGTCGACGAGTCCGATCCGGTGGGCTACGTGCAGATTGCGCCGATCGACTGGCAACACGGGACCGGCGGGCTCGGGATCTGGGTAGCACCGGAACAGCAGCCGTCGCGGATCAGCGTCGACGCGACGGTCCAGATCGTCGACTACGGGTTCCGACAGCTCGGTCTCCACCGGCTGGAGATCGAGACGATGGAGACCAACGCACCGATTATCGAGGGAGCGAAGGGCGTCGGTTTCACACAGACCGGGCGGAAACGAGAGATGGTGACGTTCGACGGCGAGGAGATCGACGTCGTGTTGCTCGACATGCTGCGTCACGAGTGGGACGGCACTGAAGCGGTCTGGGAGAGTATGTAG
- the lanM gene encoding type 2 lanthipeptide synthetase LanM, whose amino-acid sequence MSRDEIPLDTATLTARATPLYDRLGGGDSDDSVPPVIDSASLREEWRASLAPADDGAWAARLTHLDASPTASIADPVPDSDAGWVDTLRALVDSLLDEELSPSDDREDEAPFTHVVEPIVSFAAEPCEFGPVLAPSAVSDLRAELAGRLRRVLAQALFVEFKLAADPEAEGVVSVTDVPTGTGRPRYSAFVARLTADGLAGFFERYPVAGRLTATIVSEWRDRVVRLAERARADRATLADRFDEGTAPGPVVDVSATGDPHDGGECVSRVEFDSGLTLAYKPRPVDAHAAFDEFCEWLATETDLSLPHRATVVTRDGYGWVEWLEQRDCEDEAAVERYYRRIGTLACLSYVLRFTDGNYQNLVAVGERPALIDLETVCRPAYPDEGGFGQPELAEIVDESVLSTGLFPVVTAEDDIVGVGGLDDPGERETSIPTRNFQAVNTDEMELTFDHTTTHDGRNQPTVDGQPHGPDDYGTEILAGFEQAASVVAAERDRLADPSGPLSGFESVEIRTFLRSTMEYTRVRRPLVTTEYLRSGGKRDVRVETLLKRVDFTAADERRTALFRAERAAIDRGDVPRLTIQTDDTAVSCGGRTVPGVLEETPFEQLLAHVAELGESTLREQADYLKLAYEPRELRLPDPPSAPATAPRLTDDRLRSVVAGVVDRVHDAAVETDDGTTRWYVREGRPGGVHVHDLRDDLYGGRLGLATFGAAAQRVLSGPVARRAATITDEAVAPVLDSVRADDLPTEKLGVCHGRGSFVYALVNLWRLRDDDRFLDAAVRVADTVPELVGDDDVYDLIGGAAGGALALSTLADATDDSRHRQTAVDLCDHLLSERIDHDGVRVWETHDGPERALVGAGHGIAGIALALGRVGATVDAPRFKQAAADALQFERDLYDSERGGWPDFRLGTYRRGWCAGAAGIALTRAELIAVDDRPAYRRDLDRAVESMQTGKLHDRDHLCCGNLGHAAVTRRVDELCNRPLLARRGRALAARSLARGDDDSTLAYDTDQWYNPTLFLGDPGVGYAACRLLDSTVPSLLAVE is encoded by the coding sequence ATGTCACGAGACGAGATACCCCTCGACACTGCGACACTCACCGCCCGGGCCACACCGCTGTACGACCGGCTCGGTGGCGGCGACAGCGACGACTCGGTTCCCCCCGTCATCGACTCGGCGTCACTCCGCGAGGAGTGGCGAGCGTCGCTGGCACCGGCCGACGACGGCGCGTGGGCCGCCCGGTTGACACACCTCGACGCGTCGCCGACGGCGTCGATCGCCGACCCAGTGCCAGACAGCGACGCGGGATGGGTCGACACTCTCCGCGCGCTCGTCGACTCGTTGCTCGACGAGGAACTGTCCCCGTCGGACGACCGGGAAGACGAGGCACCGTTCACACACGTCGTCGAACCGATCGTGTCGTTTGCCGCCGAGCCGTGTGAGTTCGGGCCCGTGCTCGCTCCGTCGGCGGTCTCGGATCTCCGTGCGGAACTCGCCGGGCGGCTCCGCCGTGTGCTCGCACAGGCGTTGTTCGTCGAGTTCAAACTCGCCGCGGACCCAGAGGCGGAGGGTGTCGTCTCTGTCACCGACGTTCCGACGGGGACGGGTCGCCCGCGCTACTCCGCGTTCGTGGCCCGACTCACCGCAGACGGGCTCGCCGGGTTCTTCGAACGGTACCCCGTCGCCGGACGGCTTACGGCGACGATCGTGTCCGAGTGGCGCGACCGCGTCGTACGGCTGGCGGAACGCGCCCGTGCAGACCGCGCCACGTTGGCCGACCGGTTCGACGAGGGCACGGCGCCGGGACCAGTCGTCGATGTCTCGGCGACCGGAGACCCACACGACGGCGGGGAGTGTGTCTCTCGTGTCGAGTTCGACTCCGGGCTGACGCTCGCGTACAAGCCACGGCCGGTCGACGCGCACGCAGCGTTCGACGAGTTCTGTGAGTGGCTCGCCACCGAGACCGATCTCTCACTCCCACACCGCGCGACGGTCGTCACACGAGACGGCTACGGCTGGGTCGAGTGGCTCGAACAACGCGACTGTGAAGACGAGGCCGCGGTCGAACGGTACTACCGTCGTATCGGAACGCTCGCCTGCCTGTCGTACGTGCTCCGGTTCACTGACGGCAACTACCAGAACCTGGTCGCCGTCGGCGAACGACCCGCGTTGATCGACCTAGAGACGGTCTGTCGCCCGGCGTACCCGGACGAGGGTGGGTTCGGCCAGCCCGAGTTGGCCGAGATCGTCGACGAGTCCGTTCTCTCGACGGGGTTGTTCCCGGTCGTCACCGCCGAAGACGACATCGTGGGTGTCGGTGGGCTCGACGACCCGGGGGAACGCGAGACGTCGATCCCCACCCGGAACTTCCAGGCCGTCAACACCGACGAGATGGAACTCACGTTCGATCACACGACGACACACGACGGCCGGAACCAACCGACGGTCGACGGCCAGCCACACGGTCCGGACGACTACGGGACGGAGATACTCGCGGGGTTCGAGCAGGCGGCGAGCGTGGTCGCCGCGGAACGCGACCGGCTCGCCGACCCGAGCGGCCCGTTGTCCGGGTTCGAGAGCGTCGAGATCCGGACGTTCCTCCGCAGCACGATGGAGTACACTCGTGTCCGACGGCCGCTCGTCACGACGGAGTACCTCCGTTCTGGGGGGAAGCGAGACGTTCGCGTCGAGACGTTGCTCAAGCGGGTCGACTTCACGGCCGCAGACGAGCGACGAACGGCGTTGTTCCGGGCCGAGCGTGCTGCCATCGACCGTGGCGACGTGCCGCGCTTGACGATCCAGACGGACGACACGGCGGTCTCCTGTGGCGGTCGAACCGTCCCGGGTGTCCTCGAAGAGACGCCGTTCGAGCAACTGCTGGCGCACGTCGCCGAGCTCGGCGAGTCGACACTCCGAGAACAGGCGGACTACCTCAAACTGGCCTACGAGCCTCGTGAACTCCGTCTCCCGGACCCACCATCGGCGCCGGCGACAGCCCCGCGATTGACAGACGACCGACTCCGTAGTGTCGTCGCCGGTGTCGTCGACCGAGTCCACGATGCCGCCGTCGAGACGGACGACGGCACCACGCGCTGGTACGTCCGAGAGGGCCGCCCGGGTGGGGTCCACGTACACGACCTCCGAGACGACTTGTACGGCGGACGCCTCGGGCTGGCGACGTTCGGGGCAGCCGCACAACGGGTTCTGTCCGGACCAGTGGCACGGCGTGCGGCCACGATCACCGACGAGGCAGTCGCGCCGGTCCTCGACAGCGTGCGGGCAGACGACCTCCCCACGGAGAAACTCGGCGTCTGTCACGGCCGCGGCTCGTTCGTGTACGCGCTGGTGAACCTGTGGCGTCTCCGAGACGACGACCGATTCCTCGACGCTGCCGTGCGGGTCGCAGACACCGTCCCCGAGCTCGTCGGCGACGACGACGTGTACGACCTGATCGGGGGGGCTGCCGGCGGCGCGCTGGCGCTGTCGACACTCGCGGACGCGACAGACGACAGCCGGCACCGCCAGACTGCAGTCGACCTCTGTGATCACCTGTTGTCGGAACGGATCGACCACGACGGTGTTCGCGTCTGGGAGACGCACGACGGTCCCGAGCGTGCACTCGTCGGCGCCGGCCACGGGATCGCCGGGATCGCACTCGCGCTGGGGCGAGTCGGCGCCACAGTCGACGCGCCACGGTTCAAGCAGGCGGCCGCAGATGCGCTCCAGTTCGAACGCGACCTGTACGACTCCGAACGAGGAGGCTGGCCGGACTTCCGACTCGGGACGTACCGACGGGGGTGGTGTGCCGGTGCTGCCGGGATCGCGCTCACCCGTGCAGAGCTGATCGCGGTCGACGACAGACCGGCGTACCGACGGGACTTGGACCGTGCCGTGGAGTCGATGCAGACGGGGAAGCTCCACGACCGTGACCACCTCTGTTGTGGCAACCTCGGTCACGCAGCCGTGACACGGCGCGTCGACGAACTGTGTAACCGACCGTTGCTCGCACGTCGCGGGCGGGCGCTGGCCGCACGCAGCCTCGCACGCGGCGACGACGACTCTACGCTCGCGTACGACACCGACCAGTGGTACAATCCGACGCTGTTCTTGGGTGATCCCGGGGTCGGGTACGCCGCCTGCCGACTACTCGATTCGACAGTTCCGTCGCTGTTGGCCGTCGAGTGA